A region of the Cydia strobilella chromosome 18, ilCydStro3.1, whole genome shotgun sequence genome:
GAATACTGGATTAAGCTCAAACTTTAAAGGCTAGTTGTACCAACCACGCTGGAAGGACTgatgatcaacgtcactcagcagtgaactatTAATTAactcataggtacaataaaagttagcggtgacagacggtttggtgcaactgactCCAAGCAATTGAAATAAATGCCCTTGCAATGATGAATCATACTTTCCACAATAATGACCTAAGCTTTATAAAAATTGCCTACTTCTGTACAGCAACACTCGTCAAGATAGGTACGCGATGAGATAAATTTTGGCGACATGAATGTACAGTTATCTACATCAAATCTTATCTATTTCAGGCGTTATCGCACTGGCGTTCTCCCTAGCAAGCTTCATCTCCGGTATCATAGCACTTTTCTCCTCGAAAGTACGTTTGATGATCAGGAGCGGACCCGTCAAGATCCTCCACATCGCGCTTGGTTTAATTGCTCTCTCCATGGGCCTTATCACGATAGCCATAGGGTTTAATATGGATTACTTTAGCGCCGCAAACCCTGGGTTATCCACGGCTCTCATGTGTTTTGTGGTGTTCACCCTACTCTATATTATTGTTCAGCCGATTATCAACTTGATATCGACTACTAGGAAAGCCCTGTGACTAAGTAAAAAGGCAGGGTCTTCGGACGGTGAGAGTATGGTAAGCAGGCTGTAGGTTTAAGTGGAGAAAAAAAAGGGGCGTGGGATAAtgattttgtctattttttCACATTATTAGCAGTCTACAAGAACTAAAACCAGAATCGCTAAGCTCAGTGACGTCCGGacttatttgtagttttatagACTAAAAGAGATCATAAGTTCTTTGATTAATCGCACATTATGAAAACTTCTGCTTCATCTTTCTTATGAATCCCTGAGAATTAAACCGATTCTACTTGGACTTGGACTTGAACGCAACCGGGAACTCCAAAATCAAGCATCATACATTCATACAGGGTGACATTGGCGTCGTAATCAAAGATTTTAAAAGTAATAGAAATATTAAATTCATATTACGATATTACATACATCTTTATTGTGGTCAACTgagttttctttattattttcgttattgaatttaattgtgaataaaataatactcaTTTCCACGCCCTTTAATAGTTACTTTAATAGATTACATTAATTTagtattacatttatttattaataataaatcggTTGATGTAAGGTACCTAACATAAACCAAAcgcgtttatttttaagtttttacttaTTGCTTTTGGATTTTGTttactacttaattataatatataaagatttaaataatcaaaaattaTATGCCGAAAATTCATTGATTGAGTAAATGTGGCGCAAATGAGGATTACGTTACATTTTCATGTGTAAATTGATTTTTAcgtatgaaaataataattttattaataaatatatatgtacttttACACACAATTGACCATACATTAGGTACATATCATACCTactgtaaaacaaatacttgAGCCCCAGACTTTATACTTGATCCCGGTAACATTTTTTGTCGAAAATCTTACTtctgtacaaagtttttaatgtatttttatggttTAGACGTGGTGTTACTTGTATTGTTATTgtgagtataataatattaagtcAATGTGTATGTTTGTCTGTGTGATTGTATTAATACATTTAtggttttataatattagttgtctTATTCAATATCCTAAAACTAGATTCTTCTGGGTAAAAAACTTAGTTAAAGCCTCTAAAGTTATGAtcagtttacaaaaaaaaacattagctaAATTTACATTGACTACTACATACACAAGAAGGGGCTTTTACATATAGTATGTTGTTATCGaatagtggtagtagtagtTATAGTTTCTCAAAGGACTgtgtcatttcaaacatagacaaagataatcatactatctttgtcttacactagtactagctcccaaaagaaagggatgactatagttttttttgtacttatttacctactgacaatttggtttcacCAACTATAGTTTCCTATCTACTTAAATCTctacttatacttataatataaggtTCCTGATATTTACCGATTTTATATCACAGTTTACTTAATTACTATAAGTAGCTTCCCAAGTTTGATACTTATATGAATGAACTATAAGTTTATTCATTTACACATGAGCATCTATAtcttaaaaatcttaaaatatcacaaatgatTCAGTTTATCTACCAGTTTTATCACGACTATTAAAGATATAAATTTTTCGTGTTGAGTTACCTAATTGTATCGAACTGCATCATAAGGATACGAGATATATTGTATGTAAACCGTTCTTATGATACACATGCATTCAAATTGATCTTATATCATTATTAATTTTCAGTACAAACATCTTCTTCAAGGAGGGGGTTGATTTGACTTCGATTTTTCACCACTCTGTAGTAAAGAATATTggcgtttctgaaaaaaaaagataacaaTCTTCAAAAGCTTGGTCTATGTATACAGGCCACTGGGTGTCCtaagccattggacaaagccgaaatgtacatatgcattaaggtatttagaatcagtataccaagtatcataacaaccggtgtagcggttacgaagaaattaacgaattacgattttttactttggagcagcctgtatgtgttaatagctcctgaggtaataaatagtatgaaatcttcttcgaccttattgattctcttttttatttatgtcattaataagattctgactatggatggtatagaaaggatgacaatctcttatggcagaattgttgcaaaagtgaccagcttttagctgtaaataatagttcctaatctctccggtggcgctaggtaggctctgagaccaaagagtattttaatatacaggagactctatgacatgaaccatagaggtataataatgtagagatgaaatgggggaagGGCAGTAAATaacccgactaaattacgtaggttgtttctggtatgttgtcaagaatgataaaacgtgtttttaattttgtcgcattgcgtatgttctgtccctcacggtcgcacgggtgcacatctatataaaatgcTAGGTGTAtagtctaggtacttcagtgtatggtggcgccgcctatttactgttttttacggtaactttttgatacatgaagattcatttcgttacctctaccttccataattctgacttttgacaaatgttatcattgccgcacattttcggacaaattgtcaaaaacactgccaataaTTAATACAGAATGATTgcttttgttgtcgatcataggaattaatttttgttttatttttttttatcttttgttctaattaaaaaaatatatattaacatattaacatattatatatattaatatattaacgttagagcattcctgagaagtaacccaaCGTGgaatttcagggtttgtccaatggctaaggtcaccctgtataaataaatagaatcgATCCTAAAACAAGATGCAGGTAGATAAATACTAAATGCCaactcaaaaaaaatatgtttttacacGAAAGAAGGTATAACGAGCGATGCTCCTCTACTAATGCAGTAAGTGTTAttattctataaaataaaataaaactaacaatTAATACTTACATTACGAGTATAAGACACACCATGAACAATCCTCCAGATATGACGTAAATAAACCCAGGGAACACTGCTAATGTACAGTAATACGCCCAATTGAACAGAACAGGGGCAAATATGGGCATGGCCGCTTCTACGCAACTGACTAGAGAATACATCTTGGCTACTTCGTCTTTGGGCAGCACTTTGGAGATCTGGGAGCGGATTAGTGGAGGGGACAAACTTCCTAGTATGGACATCATTCCCGCTGAAAATAAGGTGAGTAAATGCATTTATTCTGTTCCAAACGCGCCGTAGATTTTCGATAGCAAAAATTGTAAAACCAAGGTACCTAAGTTGATAAACATAGTCGTTGATGTTACATTAGGAGTACCTACAAACACTATCAACATTAATACCTAGAACTAGAAACTCAATAACTGTCTCTGTGACGAAGTTgtaaaaatagatttttattaagtaattgTTTGTTAATTGTTGTGTCTGATTATTCATGATGTTCGGATCTTCAGAGGTTCCTGTAGAGCGCtgtcagtaaaaaaatcacTTCTTGCATTTAAAACAACATGGGCCCGATGGCCCTTTGTTGCGGAATAAGTTTAtatagggtggctaaaaaataagtgcattcccgttgccagggaggttttgggattatactggattatactgagcagcttttactattggaccaacctcgaaatctcgaaaaaaaatttggctggttcATACAGGTATGGTAgggaacgggaatgcacttattttttagccatcctgtatagaaacactaatttaattacttaagtaTATTAAGTATAAGGTACTACAGTAAAAGCAAACTTCTTCTCTAGACAATAAATTATACAATCATTACGTAcaattgaactttatttcattaaaatgacTAGCTCGAACTTGAGGGTCTCAGTTCTGCTCTTAAAAGGTCCTAAAGTCCTAAGCATTCGGTATCATACTAGTAGTAGTAACGATGTCAACTAATAAGAGCCCCTAATGGGACCAGTGCCTTCATTCTATAaaataccaatgagtttttcgggacttatgtacgaaatatcatttgatattgattatccagtcgcttttcggtgaaggaaaacatcgtgatgaaactggactaatcccaataaggcctagtttaccctctgggttggaaggtcagatcgaagtcgctttcgtaaaaactagtgcctacgccaattcttgggattagttgccaagcggctcccatgagccgtggcaaaatgccgggacaacgcgaggaagatgaatgtAGCAATCAACCAGTCACCGTTGCCCATGGATACCTGAAATATCAAAGGgattgcaagtgcgttgccgtcATCTAAGATAGGAATACTAAATAAGAATGGTCTTTAAGAAAGCGAGGCcctgactgaaaaaaaaatcgacttaCCGAGATACAAGTGCCAGGATTTTTGGGACAAGCTTCTACCAGTCGCATCGCAAATGGACGACACGTAGGACAAAATGAGAAGCATACCATCCGACATCTTGCAGTAGGATTGGAAAAACGACATCCCAATATACATTCCCATAAGACCTGTAATGATACAataattaagcttagaataaatttacaaattactgccttgggtgagacttgaactcacggcctctggatcgatactccagcgcctgccaactgagccaccaagacctcatccatagtcagcaaatcttcccactatatgggtctaggggaccctagcgatatctaccgtaagagcgtttcacttcttaaacggccacacCATGGCCTCAAGCAATGtcgcttaagtcctttatgccaaattCTATTATTTTGAACCTTTtccaaaaaacgaaacgacagaaaagataagatatttctttattgtacaaccgtgttacagaggtgttatgtggtgtgatacatgtgagtttcaacggtaacccaattcgggtatacaatgaacacttaaaactaaattaaaactactgaaaataatatcaaacaACTAAacttgctcacaaaatttcacgggaATCGCTTACACATACGAAAGCAGTTTGCCCGAGTCAAAATGGAGACCTTCGcaaacgcttcggtcaataagtCCTGGTCCTGGTACATTACCGTCTACCGATTCTACTATGATTATTTATCATTTGTAGCGAAAGACATATCACCTGCAAGGCAATTGCAACGGAAATTTCACATGAAATTGTTCGGGGGGTTAGAGAACCCATGGTCCCATTAAAATACTTTAGATCTACAATTGCCGCTAGGACCCATGCATGTAGTAATATTTATGGAGTTATTAATAAAACCGTTCAGATGATTCCATGGCTTTAAAatcataatacctacctataatgaTGTTAACAGCACAGAATGTGGAATACTCCTTAAGAAGCCACTGGAACTTCTGTCTCGTGAATAAATAGTCCACGGCACTAATCCCGAATATACAGAACATAGTGATCCCAAAAGCGGTAATAAGGAGGGTCAATATAGCAGTGATTCTTAGATCTCTCTTCTTGAAACATGTGCGCCCCATGTCTTTGATTAGGTCACAGTTGAAGATTTTGCAAAGACCTCCCTGTAAGcagacaaaaaaatattggtcAAACTACATATAAGTATCAATCCAATGATATACCAGAGTCCGACCACGTGAAGTATTCGAGCCAAGTTTTAGGTATTACCTATGACGCTCCTTGACACTGTTAGTGCCAAATCTACCTATACTTTAGTGTTTAAATTCTTAGTCGAGTTACTAAGCCATGCCTGTATACATACACCAAAAGGCATCAAATCTCTGTTCCTTGAAgcttatataatctgtgcttgAAGTAATAAGATGAACGGTACGATAACAGTTTAGGATTTCCTagactatattttttttgtgagtGATTATATGAATGATGTTTATAAATTAGTGTaaacaatattgaaaataaCGACATTAATACTCACTCTCTCAGCTATAACCAAAGTCTCTTCCACCAACACGATGGTGTATAACAATGTGAAGAAATAAATGGCAGCTGATAACGTAAACAAGGGAACATAGCCCATGAAGTCGTACACGTAGCTTGAAGCTATGGTTCCTGTGAGAACACCGGCAAAGCCGCATCCCTGTATAAGTGCTAACCTGAAAAACACGGAGTTTTCTATATCATGCAGGAAATTCACTA
Encoded here:
- the LOC134749343 gene encoding probable peptidoglycan muropeptide transporter SLC46 encodes the protein MSVNFNNNAELEPLIRSSHGPDGPRRSVWLAVELPLFLLLFSSSLTDTVTYNLLLYRTCIIELDHNSTKCALLNILNKTGEAKDLETEVQSEASILVTTISVFSSIMPAILAVFLGSWSDKYGRKPLVVWPLFGQFVTAVLTVVFSAEQSLSAYWFILCIMPLAMLGGFSTIMLGANLITTDITTEEDRTFRLALIQGCGFAGVLTGTIASSYVYDFMGYVPLFTLSAAIYFFTLLYTIVLVEETLVIAERGGLCKIFNCDLIKDMGRTCFKKRDLRITAILTLLITAFGITMFCIFGISAVDYLFTRQKFQWLLKEYSTFCAVNIIIGLMGMYIGMSFFQSYCKMSDGMLLILSYVSSICDATGRSLSQKSWHLYLAGMMSILGSLSPPLIRSQISKVLPKDEVAKMYSLVSCVEAAMPIFAPVLFNWAYYCTLAVFPGFIYVISGGLFMVCLILVINANILYYRVVKNRSQINPLLEEDVCTEN